A region from the Rosa rugosa chromosome 6, drRosRugo1.1, whole genome shotgun sequence genome encodes:
- the LOC133713944 gene encoding putative F-box protein At1g47730 → MGTKRSCYSLGEDLIVEILSRLPVKSLMRFSCVSKEWYSLTRNSYLINIHLHRADSNLSLLTHEYDRDKRFNTDPKFGISMLGDEAADLVSIDLPILSNSSKFTNIVGSSNGLVCLVARVKKKRRKFMDSAEIIIWNPVTKQFRSLPKPVLEENFHRFDRPTLGFGFSDDNTDDYKLVNIFHKQVQVFTRSTNSWREVEGKGYPSCKYCYGDFWVSLKGVLYWSARTDRSKGRFVLSFNLRDEVFHVIQLPSGNYWYSRLLLWKNSLAIVSRNQVWAAKTDDSDESGDNNKIVWTKQFSIDFSISRCEEVFGIWKDQVLIRRHISRYDRLYLYDPITKERGKLLRKPDEKNYYGYGQLVNYVESLALV, encoded by the coding sequence ATGGGAACCAAAAGAAGCTGCTACTCTTTGGGTGAAGATCTCATAGTAGAAATTCTGTCCAGATTACCTGTGAAGTCTCTGATGAGGTTTAGCTGCGTGTCAAAAGAGTGGTATTCTCTCACCAGAAACTCTTACTTGATCAATATTCACCTTCATCGCGCTGATTCGAATCTCTCTCTTCTCACTCATGAATATGATCGTGATAAGCGGTTCAATACTGATCCGAAGTTTGGAATCTCAATGCTTGGAGATGAAGCAGCAGACCTTGTGAGTATAGATTTACCTATCTTGTCGAACTCTTCCAAGTTTACAAACATTGTAGGATCTAGTAATGGCTTAGTATGTCTTGTAGCTAGGGTGAAAAAGAAAAGACGAAAGTTTATGGATAGTGCAGAAATAATAATATGGAACCCAGTAACAAAACAGTTTCGAAGTCTTCCTAAACCTGTACTTGAGGAAAATTTCCATCGTTTTGATCGTCCTACTCTTGGTTTTGGATTTAGTGATGATAACACCGATGATTACAAATTAGTTAATATTTTCCATAAGCAAGTACAAGTCTTCACCCGAAGTACAAATTCTTGGAGAGAAGTCGAGGGCAAAGGGTATCCATCATGTAAATATTGTTATGGAGATTTTTGGGTTTCGTTGAAGGGAGTGCTGTATTGGTCGGCAAGGACCGATAGATCCAAGGGCCGTTTTGTTTTGTCTTTCAATCTGCGTGATGAGGTATTTCATGTCATACAATTACCATCCGGGAATTATTGGTACTCTCGACTGCTTCTGTGGAAAAACTCACTAGCAATCGTGAGCAGGAATCAGGTTTGGGCGGCGAAGACCGATGACTCTGATGAGAGTGGTGACAATAACAAAATCGTTTGGACCAAACAATTTAGCATTGATTTTTCAATATCACGATGTGAAGAGGTCTTTGGAATTTGGAAGGATCAAGTACTAATTCGGAGACATATCTCAAGATATGACAGGCTTTATTTGTATGACCCTATAACCAAGGAAAGGGGAAAGTTGCTTCGGAAACCTGATGAAAAGAACTATTATGGTTATGGTCAACTAGTCAATTATGTGGAGAGCCTAGCTTTAGTCTAA
- the LOC133716063 gene encoding pentatricopeptide repeat-containing protein At3g53170, with amino-acid sequence MELHLLRSTVSTPTLYPDRTHKPNPPIQCLRSSKRSSGPKELSRILRTEAAVKNIERKANSNKYINLWPKAVLEALDEAVANNLWETALKIFGLLRKQHWYEPRCQTYAKLFMMLGKCKQPEQAGLLFELMLTDGLKPTVDVYTALVSVYGKSGLFDKAFSTVDDMKSISDCKPDVYTYSILIHCCTKFCRYDLIEQVLAEMSYLGIGCNTVIYNTLIDGYGKAEMFELMEDSLTDMIESGSCLPDVFTFNSFLGAYGKSGQIDKMEKWYDEFQLMGIKPGLKTFNVLIKSYGKARMYEKMGSVMEFMEKRYFTPTVVTYNIVIEVFGKAGNIVKMEEYFRKMKHQGMKPSSITYCSLVSAYSKAGNINKVDSILRQVENSDVILDTAFFNCIISAYGRAGDINKMGELFLTMEEKKCVPDHITFATMIQACNALGMTAAVEDLKNRMITTNDSSGTRLIGF; translated from the exons ATGGAGCTCCACCTCCTCCGCTCCACTGTTTCCACCCCAACTCTGTACCCTGACCGCACCCACAAGCCAAACCCACCAATCCAGTGTCTCCGTTCGTCAAAACGGAGCTCCGGCCCGAAGGAACTTTCTCGGATTCTGAGAACCGAGGCTGCTGTTAAAAACATTGAGAGGAAAGCAAACTCCAACAAGTACATTAACCTTTGGCCGAAGGCTGTCTTGGAGGCCTTGGATGAGGCTGTTGCCAACAATCTCTGGGAGACTGCTCTTAAG ATATTTGGACTACTGCGTAAGCAACATTGGTATGAGCCGAGATGCCAAACTTATGCTAAATTGTTCATGATGCTTGGAAAGTGCAAGCAACCTGAGCAGGCTGGCTTACTTTTCGAGCTCATGTTAACTGATGGGCTCAAACCAACTGTTGACGTCTACACAGCTCTTGTTAGTGTTTATGGCAAAAGTGGTCTCTTTGACAAGGCATTCTCTACTGTTGATGATATGAAGTCAATTTCCGACTGCAAACCAGATGTGTATACATATTCAATTCTTATCCATTGCTGCACTAAATTCTGTCGCTATGATCTGATCGAGCAAGTTCTGGCTGAGATGTCATATCTGGGAATTGGATGTAACACAGTCATATACAATACTCTTATCGATGGATATGGTAAAGCTGAAATGTTTGAACTGATGGAGGACTCATTGACAGATATGATTGAAAGTGGCAGCTGCCTTCCTGATGTTTTCACATTCAATTCTTTTCTTGGCGCTTATGGGAAAAGTGGGCAGATAGACAAGATGGAGAAGTGGTATGATGAATTTCAGCTAATGGGAATAAAGCCAGGCCTTAAGACATTTAATGTCCTGATTAAATCATATGGGAAAGCAAGAATGTATGAAAAGATGGGATCTGTTATGGAGTTTATGGAGAAAAGGTATTTCACCCCAACTGTTGTTACTTATAACATAGTAATTGAGGTATTTGGGAAAGCTGGAAATATTGTGAAGATGGAGGAATACTTCAGAAAAATGAAGCACCAAGGAATGAAGCCTAGCTCTATTACTTATTGTTCCCTCGTTAGTGCGTACAGCAAAGCTGGGAATATAAATAAAGTTGATTCCATTTTGAGGCAAGTAGAGAATTCAGATGTTATACTTGATACAGCTTTTTTCAACTGTATTATTAGTGCTTATGGTCGGGCTGGTGATATAAATAAGATGGGTGAATTATTTTTGACCATGGAAGAGAAAAAATGTGTTCCTGATCATATCACCTTTGCTACCATGATCCAAGCCTGCAATGCACTAGGCATGACTGCGGCTGTCGAAGATTTAAAAAACAGGATGATTACCACCAATGACAGTTCAG GCACAAGGTTGATTGGATTCTAG
- the LOC133715181 gene encoding phenolic glucoside malonyltransferase 1-like has product MAQPNSVKMVEICRVAPKPGAPDLLSLPLTYFDSLFLRFPPVQRLYFYELTSSSSSSFTSTDSVVLAYLKTSLSLTLKHFVPLAGNLTWPQDSHTPILSYVQGDAVSLTVAESDADNFDHLSSNNVFLESKAYHPLVPQLESSHERTAAIALQITIFHGRGFAIGTAMHHAILDGKTSISFVKSWAHVCSKQIESGLSIGSDISLPEKLKPLYDRTVIYDPTGHGLESIYLNDWQNLDGPNNRSVKVWELKAPPDDSVRSIFEFTRAQIQTLRQMVLEKVSDPVHLHLSTFSLACAYTWVCLVKAQEIEADKVSVQAFSVDCRSRLEPPVPENYFGNCMMGVMGFAEAKELLGEDGLVVAVTAISETIKGLDKNGVLKGAHELYCSKIKDLLQAEGIYSTAGSHRFQIYDTNFGWGRPKKVEVVSIDRTGAISVSDSKNGGGGIEIGVVLKKDCMEAFASLFAVGFGKHRVRG; this is encoded by the coding sequence ATGGCGCAACCAAACTCGGTGAAAATGGTGGAGATTTGCAGGGTGGCTCCAAAACCAGGCGCACCAGATCTGTTGTCCCTTCCTCTAACCTACTTTGACTCGCTCTTTCTAAGGTTTCCACCAGTACAACGCCTTTACTTCTATGAATTaacatcttcttcctcttcttctttcactAGTACTGATTCTGTAGTACTTGCCTATCTCAAAACCtcgctctctctcactctcaaacACTTTGTACCTCTCGCCGGAAACCTAACTTGGCCTCAAGACTCCCACACACCCATTCTCAGCTATGTCCAAGGCGACGCCGTTTCACTCACAGTAGCTGAGTCCGATGCTGATAATTTCGACCACCTTTCGAGCAACAACGTCTTTCTCGAATCCAAAGCTTACCATCCACTTGTTCCCCAATTGGAGTCGTCTCATGAACGAACTGCAGCCATTGCATTGCAAATAACCATATTTCATGGCCGTGGCTTCGCCATTGGAACAGCCATGCACCATGCAATCCTCGATGGCAAAACATCAATCTCGTTCGTTAAGTCGTGGGCTCATGTATGCAGCAAACAGATTGAAAGTGGCTTGTCCATTGGATCAGATATTTCGTTACCAGAGAAGCTCAAGCCGTTATATGATAGAACGGTCATCTATGATCCGACTGGGCACGGACTCGAATCCATCTACTTAAACGATTGGCAAAACTTGGATGGCCCCAACAACAGAAGCGTAAAGGTTTGGGAATTGAAAGCTCCACCAGATGACTCAGTTCGAAGCATCTTTGAGTTCACACGCGCACAGATACAAACGCTAAGGCAGATGGTACTAGAAAAGGTTTCTGATCCAGTACATCTCCATTTGTCAACGTTTTCTCTAGCTTGTGCTTACACTTGGGTTTGTTTAGTCAAGGCACAAGAAATAGAAGCCGACAAAGTTTCAGTTCAAGCCTTTAGCGTGGACTGCAGGTCTCGCTTGGAACCTCCGGTACCTGAAAACTATTTTGGAAATTGCATGATGGGTGTCATGGGGTTTGCAGAAGCAAAGGAGTTATTGGGTGAAGATGGGTTGGTTGTGGCAGTCACAGCAATTAGTGAAACTATAAAGGGTTTAGACAAGAATGGGGTTTTGAAAGGGGCCCACGAGCTTTACTGTTCGAAAATCAAGGACTTGCTTCAGGCTGAGGGGATATATTCTACTGCTGGTTCGCACCGATTTCAGATTTACGATACCAACTTTGGATGGGGTAGGCCGAAGAAAGTTGAGGTGGTTTCTATAGATAGGACCGGAGCGATTTCAGTCTCGGATTCCAAGAATGGTGGTGGAGGTATAGAGATTGGGGTGGTTTTGAAAAAAGATTGTATGGAAGCATTTGCTTCTCTATTTGCTGTTGGTTTTGGAAAGCACCGAGTCAGGGGTTGA